Part of the Natranaerobius trueperi genome, AAGGAAGCATTCCTGTAATGAATTTAAATGAAGAATGATAAAAAAAGTACCTCCTGCTAATATACGAGGTGTCGTCACTGAAGTCGACCCTTAACGACCCTTAATTAAAATAGCAGAGGAGGTACTTACTATGAAGTATACTCAAAATGAAAGAATTAAGCAAGTGCAAGAATCAACATTAATCATAGGTGTAGACATTGCTAAAGAATCACATGTAGCAAGAGCTCAGGACTTTAGAGGTGTTGAGTTGCAAGACCAATAAATTTCAAAAATGACAGAAAAGGCTTTAAGAAGTTTTTCAGTTGGTTAGAAACTATTAAAAAAGAACAGGAAAAAGAAGAAGTGCTAGTCGGTATGGAACCTACGGGGCAATACTGGCTGAACCTAGGGCAGTTTCTAAAGCAAGTGGGAATAAAGCCACTTTTAGTGAATCCGAACCATGTCAAAAGAAGCAAAGAATTAGACGACAATTCACCAACCAAAAATGACGTAAAAGACGCTAGAGTCATAGCACAACTTTTAA contains:
- a CDS encoding IS110 family transposase yields the protein MKYTQNERIKQVQESTLIIGVDIAKESHVARAQDFRGVELQDQ
- a CDS encoding IS110 family transposase: MKKEQEKEEVLVGMEPTGQYWLNLGQFLKQVGIKPLLVNPNHVKRSKELDDNSPTKNDVKDARVIAQLLKDGRYSEPNIPTGIYAELRTGMNLRDRLMTDLNRIKGRVDNWLDRYFPEFRTVFKNWDGKQRF